AATCGGCGCCGCATAAGATTCTGTTCTGTCATATTCCGTTGTGGATCAGGCGGCAGAAGCCCGGTGTATTTGGGGGCCATAGTCTGTGTCGAAAGCTTTGGTCACCAACATTGATTGATGCCGGAATCAAGTTGGTGATTTCGGGGCACACCCACACGCACCATTGGATGCCGATTCGTGACGATCAACCCGTCGCACAACTCATCGGCGGCGGACCAAATCCTGCATCAGCCACTCTGATTCATGGGACAGCCGACGCCAAAGAAATTAGACTCCGAGTGTTAAAACTGGATGGGACCTCCGCAGCCGATATCCGTTTGCCCGCGTAATTGGATAGCCACCTATGATGACTATAAGAAATCTCGTATCGCATTGGCCAAAATTGGTCACGTCACTGTTGTTATGCCTGTTTGTGCAGAGCAGTTGCCTTGGCGAAACTCATGACATCAAGGTCGCGATCGCGCAGATCCATTGCATTGACAGTGATCGCGACGGCAATCTTGTTCGCATTGAGAGTGCAATCGTTGATGCCGCGAACCAGGGGGCTCAGATCGTTTGCTTTCCGGAAACATCGCTCTATGGCTGGGTGAATCCGGAAGCTCATACGCTTGCCCAGCCCATTCCGGGTAAGGACTTCGAAGCTCTCGCCGCGTTGGCGAAACGATACAAGGTGTATCTATCGATTGGGTTGGCAGAGAAGGAGGCCGACCGGACCTTCGACGCTGCAGTCTTGATTGATGACGGCGGAAAACTGCTTATCAAACATCGCAAGATCAACACGCTCACGCATCTAATGTCGCCGCCTTACACTCGGGGCAGTGAAGTCAAGACGGTGGAGACGAAATTTGGTCGAATCGGACTACTGATTTGTGCGGATACCTTTGAGGCGTCAGTCGTCGATCGGATGCAACAACAGCGACCAGAACTTTTGCTGGTGCCCTACGGCTGGGCTGCCAACAAACAGGATTGGCCCAAGCATGGGCTCAGTCTGAAAGCCACCATCGCATCCGCCGCGAAGAAGATCGGTTGCCCAATTGTCGGCACTAACCTTGTTGGCTGCATCAGCCAAGGGCCATGGCAAGGCATGATTTATGGCGGTCAAAGTTACGCTACGGACCAGGCCGGTGACGTGATCGCTCAAGGAAAAGATCGTGACCGTGACATTGTCGTTTTTTCCGTCACGGTAACAACAACGCCGCGATAGCCGAGACATTGTCGCAGTCGATCGCTGACGCTGTTTGTTGCACTCAACCTTCGCAAGTGACGCGGAGCGATGGCGATGGCCGGAATCCAGGACGTTGCACTGCGAAGCGGTTTCTATTGTGTTACACCGAAGGGCAGGTCATCTTCCGTGACGGTTCGAACTGCCAGGTCTCCATAGACGGCTCGCCAGGTCTCGCCGATTCGTGTTTGATACCAGCAAACGAGACTGTCTGCCTGGCCGAATTTCACGCCGGAGCCGACGTAGCGAAAACTATCCGGCACGACGTTGTCACTAATGAAGCGTTTCAGTGCAGGTTGATAGATTTGCCGGTAGCGGATCTTGTCAATCACCGCGATCAATGCATTTGCTTCCTTGCTACGAGCGTTCTCATCGGCAGTCCACTCCAGATTCAACTTTTTTTCGTCATAAAGCGCGAATGGAGAATCTGCAAACTGACCATCATGAAAACGCACCGCCGCCTTCAGAAATGCAAGCATTTCCTCTTCAGTCACAGTAGGATGTGCAATGGTTTCAAGTTCAAATCCCTGCGGAACATCCAGGCTGAAATCCGCATTCTGCAACCGTGGTGCAAGGTTGATTTCATGCGTTAAGGCCGCAATTGGTTCAATGCGATACCACGCCTTTCCAGATTTCTGAACCTGGCTTTCAAGTTCCGCCCTGGTAGACGAAGGGTCATTCGGCCCCCAGATGCCGACCAGCTGCTTTGTGTTCCGGTCAAGATACAGTTCGTGTTGACTTGATTTTCCGCGTTCAACATCCTGCGTGACCACGCGAACAACGTTCGCTTTCAGGTTGTCAATTTCGGCCTCACCTCCGAGCGAAATCGACTTAACTCGCGTGCTGTCATTCAGGTTCCTCTTCCTCAACTCGTCACCCACCCATGCAAACGGACCTCGGGGGTCGTGGTGGTGGTCGGAAGTTTTTAGGATCGCCTTCTTCTCTTTCATTAGCAGTTCCAATGTTCGATTCACGCTGTAGTCAGTAATGTGAATGGAAATGACTTCGCCTGCAGAATTCATTCTTGTTTCGCGCAACTGATTCGGATGCCGATACGCCCACTGTTGACGTTCTTTTTTAATCCAACTTTCCTTTCCATCCTTGCTGGAAATGCGGGTGTAAAAGGTGGTTGCCCAACTGATTTCACGAACGCGATCAACACCGGGAATCTCCTCGGCAAACAAAACTGACGACGGGGAATTTCCGCCGTAATTCAGCCAGGTCATAATCCCTGTCATTAACAAAGCGGCTGTTGTTAGTTTCATGATGGTCACTATTGGTCTCCGTCTTGTTGAGGTTTCGTCGCGTGCCAGTGAATGAATTGTGGGCTTGCACTGCAGAGCACGCACTGCTTCCGGGTAGTTGTCACACCACGCATTAAAGTTGGGTTCGGCGGGCGTCCCGAGTTTTGAACGCAGACGCTCTTCCCATTCTCCATCGTGTACGGTCATTTCAATTTCCTCGGCTTTCGAGTTTGAATGGCTGTTTCGGCTGTCTCTTCGTCCGGGGCAAGGATGACAGACAACTTGGCGCGGGCCCTTTGAAGACGGCCGTGAATCGCTTGAGGTGTAAGTTCGAGAACGTTGGCGATTTCGATGTAAGTCAAGCCGCTGAAGTAGTGCAGCAAAACGATCTCTCGAGATGTGCCGTCAATAAGTGCCAGTGCTTCAGCAACATCCTGCTTCAGGCTCGCACCATTGGCGGGTGCCTGACAGTCAGCCAATAGCGACTCATGTGTCGGTTGACCGTTCGCCACCCGGTATGCCGTTCGTCGACAAATTGTCGCCAACCACTGTGGAAACCGATTCTTGTCCTGCAACTTCGCCAGCGATTGGCAGGCGGTTGAAAAAGCCTCCTGCGCGACATCTTCCGCCAGATGGGCGTCCATGACCCGACTTCGTGCGATCCCAACCGCCATTCGATAATGACGTTCGTACAATCGCCCAAAACTGGCCAGGTCTCCCTGCTGAGCAGCTTCAACAAGTTGACTATTAGATAGCTGCGAGATGTGATCGAGCTCCACAAGTGGGCAAACTGTTGCGTGTCATCAAACTAGTGTCATTCCAACGACGAAAATGAGCGCAAGAAAGTGGTCTTTTTGGCACAGTAGCGTCTGATGCACACGAATGTCGGAAAACTGCGGCGCCACACCGTTCTTTGGCAACCCCACCAACAACGATGTGGCGACGAATCGACCAGCCAATCAGCGAACCCATTGATAGCCACCACGGACAGTTCGAAATGAGAAGCCTCTTCATTCTGGTGGCAATTTCAGTATTTGCCATCTCCAGCGAACAATCGAATGCCCAACAGTAACCGACGACAGCCGCAGCGATTAAAGGCGCTCTCTCTGCGACGGATCAAGTTCGACTCGCGAAGTTATTGGAGCAATCAAAGGGCAACTTTGTTATTCCGGCGGGCACGTATGAGTTCGGCGGGACGCTTGAAGTCGATCTCACCAAATTCGGCGCGTTGTCGTTGCGAACTGACGGGCCGGTGACGATCAAGATGAAAGCGGCTGGCCCCGCGATTCGCATCACGGGGAGCCTTATTGGTCGAGCTCACCCCGAACAGATCAAGGAACACACCTGGCTGGAACGCTTGCCGTTGATCGACGGCATTGAAGGGAAAAGTATTCGGGACATCACGGCAACGCATCGGCAAGTTGAACCGATTGTAGATAGCCTCAAAGGCTCGATGCGAAAAGAATGGCGATGGCTGCGTGACAACAGGGACGGATGGAAGCTAACCAACCGAGGTCTGCAGGTGCTGATCGAACCGGGCAACGTGTGGGGCAAGGACAACAATGCGAAGAATGTCCTGCTGCACCCGATTCCCGATGCGTGGCAGGAATCGGCCGACGTCAGCGTCCAACTGGAACAGCACCCGAAGAAGCGCTGGGAACAAACGAATCTGGTTTGGTACTACAGCGATTCGATGGGGGTGAAGATTGGGTTGGAACTGGAACATGGCAAAACTAACATCGTGGTGGGGCACGAATCCGGCGATCGCACTCGCACCATCGCTATCGTCCCCTATCCCGACAAAACGGTACAGCTACGTTTCGTAGTGGAAGGCTTGAAACTTCGCGGTTTCTATCGCAAGCCCGGCGCGACGGACTGGACAGAGCTTGGGACCACCAACCTTCCGGCCGATTCAGCAACGCCTCCACCAAAAGTCAGTCTGCAATTCTACTTGGGCGAAGCGAACTCCAATCGCTGGGCGACCGTCAGCAACTTCAAGATGCTTCAGACCGCTCGTTGATCATATGCGACCGTGGTTGAGCAATTGAACGGGCTTCCACTATGAACGGCGTGAGCATAATGGAACGCCGTTTCCATGAGACACCTATTTACGAGACACCTTTAGCAGCGCTCCGGTGCCGCCTTGAAACTTCTTGTCCACCACCCATGCGTTGCGCAGTAAGACGTACAGGCTGCCGTCTACGCCAAACCGAATGTCCACAGGACGACGAACGCCGGCCAGTAAATCGTGAGATTTCTCAGGTGACTCGGGATCGATGTACTTCACCCATCCCCGAACGAAGTCTGCAAAAAAGTATTTACTGCGATACTGCTCGGGCCAGTTGCTTGAAGAGCTACAAAAGTCACCGCCGTTAATGGAACTCTGCGGATAGATGTGAATTGGACCAGTGATGCCTTCCTGATCAGTCGGGCCGTGGTCGATATCGGGCCAGCCATAGTTCGCTCCGGCAATGCCTCGGTTGATTTCTTCAAACTTACCGCCGACGTCGTTGATGAACATCACACCCGATTCACTGAAGCCGAAGGTAAACGGATTACGGCACCCCATTGCCCAAATGGCTTGATACCTGCCTTGGGTTTTGTTGATGAATGGGTTGTCTTTCGGAATGGAACCATCCGAATTCAGTCGCAGGATTTTTCCCTGAAACGCATCCATCCGTTGCGAGGGCTCTCCGGCCGTTTGTTCGCCAAGGCCCACATACAGCTTTCCGTCCGAGCCAAAGTGAATGCCTCCGCCCTGATGGCCGGCCGGCACTTTGCCACCAAACTTGCTTTGGTCATCGCCGCGAAACAGGATCTCTTCACTTCCAGGGACAGCCACATCGCCGTCCGCGCGGAACCGGCTGATACGATGGTGCGTGTGCGGTTTATCCGTGACATAGACGACGTAGACGTACGGATCAGTCGGGAATTTTGGCGACACTGTTACGCCGATGAGTCCGCGTTCCCAGTTCATTTCGACGGGAACTGTGACGAAGGGTTGCGGTAGCAAGCCACTGATTCCGACCGAGCGGTCATCGCTTGCGGATGCGGCGATCTCAGTACCATCCTTGATGATACGCAGCGTTCCGCCCTGTTCGCATATGAAAATGCGACCGTCCGGTGCGACCTCCATCGCGACAGCACCGGAAAGTCCGGTCGCAATCGTTGTCAACTGGAAACCGTCGGCCAGTTTTAGTGGCCCGGAGACTCCACTGCCCGGCTTGCCGCTGCCTCGGCCCAGTGTTTCAAGATAGGTGACAAGATCGACGAATTCCTGGCGGCTTAGAGACTTCTGCAATCCCGCTGGCATGATCGACGTCTTCGAGACTTTCGTTTCTTCGATGTCTGCTTTGGCGATGCGGATGCGTTTGTTGTTCGAATCCAGCAACGTGATGTGAGTGTTGTCGCTTTCCCGGGCGACACCGCTCGTGGCTTTACCATCGCTGGTGAGCACGGTCGTTGTTTCGTATCCGTAGCCAATTTGTCGTGACGGGTACAGCAGCGCATCGATCAAATGCGGGCGGTCGTATTTGTTCCCGACGCTGGTCAGGTCGGGGCCCACTTGCCCACCTTTTTTGTCAATGCGATGGCAAACGGAACACTTGGTCCGCTGATCAGTGAATAGTTTTGCGCCGGCTGCGGCGTCTCCTTTTTGAGTCAAAGCGAACGACACAAGGTTGGCGGTCTTTACGGAGTCGGCGGCGGCTGTGGCAGCGGAAATCGTGCCGCTGTTCTTTTCCACAAACGGACCGACAGCGGAGTGCTGCGTCGATTCCACAAAGCCAATCGTAAAGCTCTGCGGAACTGTGTTCAGGTGCTTCTGCATACCGGATCTCCCGAACCCAAACACGGTCATCTGTTTATCCATTTGGTAGAAATGATCCGGGTGAGAATCACCTTCCGCATGACTTAGCACCAACATCCGCTCGGAATTCTCATCGCCGAATGCAATCCACTCGGTACCAGCCGTTTCAGTCAGATCGGCGTCATGTTTCTCCGCCATCGGGCGTTTCTTCTTGTCTGCGGCGGTCATCCACCAGTCGGAATCGTCGTACTGTCCGCCGGGCGTGCCTTCGTACAGTACCCAATAGTTATGTCCGTCAGGCTTCTTTGTCATCGTGAAAGTACAGGCGGTCGGTGTAAACGTGTAACGGCCTGCCCATAAGCCGTTGTCCGATTCCGCTGAAATGACAATCCGGTCATGCGCCCTTTGAATGACTTTCGTCACACATGGATCTGTGCCCGAATTGCGAGCATGAAAGTAACTGCCCGCTTCCTTAAACACAGCATTTGGAAAACCTCGGTACTCACCCGCGGCACCGGAACCGCGTTTCGAATGAAAACTGAGCCAGTCCTTGCCATCGCGATCAATCATGCTGGCCAGGCCAGCTCCAACCTTATCCAGGTAGTACGTCGCGGCTGGTGTTTTGATGCGGTAGCAATTCAGCGAATGGAGTTCAACATCGTCGATTGAGAGTTGCTCGGCAGGTTCCACGGAATTTTGCTCACCAGCCGTGGCAACGGCCTGGCTGCGATATCTGATCATCAACGCAGGTCCAGGCAGCATGACCTCAATACCGTGATGCGTGGTGTCGGATCGCAAAACGATCTTGTTCTTTCCGCGACGCAATAGCTTTGGATCAACGGCGATACGCGAGTAAACTGTTTTGTGGTCGCTGCCCTCTGCGACCGGGAAGTGTTTCCCATTCAATGTAAAGTACTCACTAACTTCCCCAGCGCCGCCAGTCCAGGTGACAACATTCAGTTCGGCGGACGTGATTTCACTCGGATCAACATCAATGTCGATAGTGCATTCCTTTGCCTGGTTGTCCCGCGACCAAAACGGATGCGGAAGGTCGTCAGAAGTAAAAAGACGAACCTTCTCGTTATCACGTGGCTCAATGGAGAAGCTGCCGCTCGTCGGCGTGCGATATCGAAGATTGGCAGCATCCTTAAGTTCAACGATTGCACAAAAAGTGACTCGGTTTTGTGCAGGCAGCATGGCTGTTGAGAAAGTCGTCGACCAACCGTCACCGTTTTGAATCATCCGGTGCTGGTTGGAGGACACCAGGTTGCTCTGCCAGTCGGTGCGCCATCCGTCACCATCTGCATCGTAGCCAAAATACCGGGCCTCATATTTCACATTGGCGATATGATCGCGGAACGATTCGGCAACATCCAAATGCAATGCAAAACCTTCGCCGTCACCATCCAACGGAATCACGCGAAGGCGTGCATCAAAGTCGCCCAGACCCGCCTCGACTAACTGTTTATCATCTTTTGGCAGCCCAATTCGCAATGTCGCCCGATCAACGATGTAGTGGCCCCAGAACGTGTCGCCGGTGTCGCATGCGAACTGCAGAGAGTTATAACCGTTCACCAGATCCATAGGGCGGAGATTGAACGACGGATACTGATGTGTGCAATTGTGCTTTGCCGATCCAACTTCAGGAAACAGATACGTGCTGCGGCCGTTCACAGTGACTCGCTTATTTTCCGTCCCGGGATGCCCACCCCAGATCTCCAAATCCAGATCCGCTCGCCGAATCTTTCGCAGATCTTCTTCGATTTTGATGCGAGCCATTCCGCTTGATCGAGGTTCATTGCGCGACGCAAACCTGGGGTGCGTCGAGACTTCAGCACCGTTTACTCGCAGCTGTCGGTTATTGAAGCTCGGATTGGCGTGTTCGTTACCAGCCTGGTACCGATACAGACGCTCAAAACCTGATTCATCAATCGCCTCGTACACCAATTTTCGAAAGCCATCACGGATTGTGAGATGATCATTGGGGAACAGTTGTGTCATCAGGACGCCGACAAGTTCTTCCTGCGGATCGACCCAGAAGTACGTATTGAAAATGCCGCCCCAGGAAAAACTACCGGCGGACATTTCGTCTGTGCCTGCGCCACGATCAGTGACGATACCAAACCCGAATCCGAATCCGTCGCCGTGCCCGGGAAGGTAAATCTTCATCTCCCCGATCTGGTTTTGAGTCATCATCGCAACCGTTTCGCGCTTGAGTACTCGAACGCCGTCGAGTTCTCCACCTCGCAATAGCATATGCAGGAAACGCATGTAGTCGGACGCTGTGGAAACTAATCCCCCCCCGCCGGAATAGAATCGGCCAGGCAGGATGCAGTAGTCGGCAGAGAATCTGAAAAAGCCAGATCGCACCGGTTCTGAGCCAACAGGCTGCAACATTTTGTCCTCGCCAGTGGTGAACAGTCCAGCCACCCGAGACTGCTTGTCCGCCGGGACATAAAAATACGTATCACGCATTTTCAATGGACGAAAGAACCGCTCGCGGAAGAACTGATCCAGCGTGAGGCCCGATACGACTTCGACGACGCGGCCCAGCACGTCGGTGGACACGCCGTAGTCCCACGCCGTTCCGGGATGGAATTTGAGTGGCACTTTCGCAATTCGCTGGACTCGATCTCCCATCGTTTCCGACGTTGGTTCAAACAAGTTGGGAATCTCGTGTTGCTCATAGATGGCGTCCAGATTCTTTGGACCGAACCAGCCGTAGGTCAGCCCCGAACGATGCGTTAGCAAGTCATGAATCGTAGGTACCGATACTTGTGAACGATCCTCAACCGTGGTTGCGGCATCAACGTCTTGCAATAATCGCGGAGTTGAGAACTCAGGCAAGTATTTAGGGAGCGGATCGTCCAGTGAGAGTTCACCGTCTTCGATCAGACTCATAACCGCCGCGCTCGTGATTGCCTTTGTCATTGAGGCGATCCGGAACAGCGAATCCGTTTGCAACGGCTTATCGGAAGCCAGATCACTCTGGCCGACGGCCTGCAGGTAGGCAACTCGACCATGTCGAGAAACCGCCGCAACGGCACCGGCAACCCGACCATCGTCGACTTCACGCTGCAGGTAGGCCGTAATGCTCTGCAACTTCTCAGACGACAGGCCAATTTCCCCCGGCGGAGACATTGGTGACTGGGCGACGGCAGCCGCAGGAAGCAAAGCGAGCGATGCAAGAACAATAAGACGAGACATATCTGCTTCTTTAAGGACGTAAGGCTTGCCGTCGAAACATTCAAATCAACGAACCATCAGGTGATAATCGATAGACCCGCTACTTCAACTCCCGAATCCGTATGTTCTTCATTTCAATTTTCAATGGCGGCCCAGCGTGCAACTGCCATGCAATCAACCCGGACTTTTTTGCGTTCTGTTCGTCTTCATCAATGCCGACGGACATCACGTGCCCGTTGATGATGTGCATGGAGACGTTTCCTTTCGCGATCACAATGTAGTCGTTCCAGTCATCACGACGGATATGCTTTTCAAGAGCTTCGTTTGAGCCAACGGTCGCAATTTTTTCGATGTGTGGGTTCTTTGAATTCTCTTTGTTGGTGCGAACGACCACGACGTCGCCTCGCTGGCCCAAAAACATCCGGCCGTTTTCTTCAAAGAACATGCCAGAGAACCTGTCTTTGCCGTCATGTATCTTGTCTTCAAAGTCTGCCTGCAATCCTTTGACCACCCACTTACTCACCAACTGGCTGCGGTATTGCACTCCAGAATTTCCGCCGTTCACGCGATACGAAAACCGCAGCTCGAAGTCGCCGTACTCCTTTTTTGCCATCACAAGAAACGTGTTCTTCTTGGTTGTGACGTCTTTGGTTGTCTGGCCGATGAGCACGCCGTTTTCTGCTCGCCAGA
This DNA window, taken from Fuerstiella marisgermanici, encodes the following:
- a CDS encoding carbon-nitrogen hydrolase family protein — translated: MMTIRNLVSHWPKLVTSLLLCLFVQSSCLGETHDIKVAIAQIHCIDSDRDGNLVRIESAIVDAANQGAQIVCFPETSLYGWVNPEAHTLAQPIPGKDFEALAALAKRYKVYLSIGLAEKEADRTFDAAVLIDDGGKLLIKHRKINTLTHLMSPPYTRGSEVKTVETKFGRIGLLICADTFEASVVDRMQQQRPELLLVPYGWAANKQDWPKHGLSLKATIASAAKKIGCPIVGTNLVGCISQGPWQGMIYGGQSYATDQAGDVIAQGKDRDRDIVVFSVTVTTTPR
- a CDS encoding RNA polymerase sigma factor, encoding MELDHISQLSNSQLVEAAQQGDLASFGRLYERHYRMAVGIARSRVMDAHLAEDVAQEAFSTACQSLAKLQDKNRFPQWLATICRRTAYRVANGQPTHESLLADCQAPANGASLKQDVAEALALIDGTSREIVLLHYFSGLTYIEIANVLELTPQAIHGRLQRARAKLSVILAPDEETAETAIQTRKPRKLK
- a CDS encoding PQQ-dependent sugar dehydrogenase, producing MRIIKDGTEIAASASDDRSVGISGLLPQPFVTVPVEMNWERGLIGVTVSPKFPTDPYVYVVYVTDKPHTHHRISRFRADGDVAVPGSEEILFRGDDQSKFGGKVPAGHQGGGIHFGSDGKLYVGLGEQTAGEPSQRMDAFQGKILRLNSDGSIPKDNPFINKTQGRYQAIWAMGCRNPFTFGFSESGVMFINDVGGKFEEINRGIAGANYGWPDIDHGPTDQEGITGPIHIYPQSSINGGDFCSSSSNWPEQYRSKYFFADFVRGWVKYIDPESPEKSHDLLAGVRRPVDIRFGVDGSLYVLLRNAWVVDKKFQGGTGALLKVSRK
- a CDS encoding 3-keto-disaccharide hydrolase, whose amino-acid sequence is MRICLSLLAVCCTCSVSFAEDGKPQSNSDAVEFTPLFDGTTLDGWEGDSRFWRAENGVLIGQTTKDVTTKKNTFLVMAKKEYGDFELRFSYRVNGGNSGVQYRSQLVSKWVVKGLQADFEDKIHDGKDRFSGMFFEENGRMFLGQRGDVVVVRTNKENSKNPHIEKIATVGSNEALEKHIRRDDWNDYIVIAKGNVSMHIINGHVMSVGIDEDEQNAKKSGLIAWQLHAGPPLKIEMKNIRIRELK